The Hyphomonas sediminis genome contains a region encoding:
- a CDS encoding serine hydrolase domain-containing protein, protein MADATATPVSGYVAPGFEPVLEAFEANFAGDEEQGAGFALRIGGETLVDIHGGWADRQKDRVWAEDTIVPIYSASKGISALVLAMAVENLPAGYETPVADVWPEFAAEGKGEVTIGQMVSHQAGLPGFEKEIDPALWLDPPACAAAIATLPPMWPPGTAHGYHPLTWGYMLNEIVTRITGRTVGALLKEEICGPAGIDFQIGLPEKDEPRVGDMLRPKALAPLGEITPPRRAAFVSKWSSPDRAGRTWREIEIPSANGHGTALAVASLYEAYARGGEIAGGKVLIKRDTLDALTRPRTDGPDLVLPMHTRFGAGIMINSHGKFGPNPETLGHSGWGGSMAIADPARELSAAYVMNRQSASLVGDPRAVRLVEAAYGCL, encoded by the coding sequence ATGGCTGATGCTACCGCCACCCCAGTCTCAGGCTATGTCGCCCCCGGCTTCGAGCCTGTTCTGGAGGCATTCGAGGCGAACTTTGCAGGCGACGAGGAGCAAGGCGCGGGATTTGCCCTGCGCATTGGCGGGGAAACGCTGGTCGACATCCATGGCGGCTGGGCCGACCGGCAGAAAGATCGCGTCTGGGCGGAAGATACGATCGTTCCGATTTATTCGGCGTCCAAAGGGATCTCGGCGCTGGTTCTGGCGATGGCCGTGGAAAACCTGCCGGCGGGATATGAAACGCCCGTTGCCGATGTCTGGCCGGAGTTTGCCGCCGAGGGCAAAGGCGAGGTGACCATCGGCCAGATGGTGAGCCATCAGGCCGGCCTGCCGGGCTTTGAGAAGGAAATCGACCCGGCGCTGTGGCTCGACCCGCCCGCCTGCGCGGCTGCGATTGCGACCCTCCCCCCGATGTGGCCGCCGGGAACGGCCCATGGATACCACCCCCTCACCTGGGGCTACATGCTGAATGAGATCGTGACCCGGATCACCGGGCGCACGGTGGGCGCGCTCCTCAAGGAAGAGATCTGCGGCCCCGCGGGCATCGACTTCCAGATTGGCCTGCCGGAAAAAGACGAGCCGCGCGTGGGCGATATGCTGCGCCCAAAGGCATTGGCGCCGCTGGGCGAGATCACCCCGCCGCGCCGGGCCGCCTTCGTCTCGAAATGGTCCTCGCCGGACCGGGCGGGCCGGACCTGGCGGGAAATCGAAATCCCCTCGGCCAACGGGCACGGCACGGCGCTCGCGGTTGCGAGTCTCTATGAGGCCTACGCCCGGGGCGGAGAAATCGCCGGCGGAAAAGTGTTGATAAAGCGGGATACGCTGGACGCGCTGACCCGGCCCCGCACAGACGGGCCGGATCTTGTGTTGCCCATGCATACGCGCTTTGGCGCCGGCATCATGATCAACAGCCATGGCAAGTTTGGACCAAACCCGGAAACCCTGGGTCATTCAGGCTGGGGCGGCTCGATGGCGATTGCCGATCCGGCGCGGGAGCTTTCAGCGGCATATGTGATGAACCGACAGTCGGCCTCGCTGGTGGGCGACCCACGTGCGGTGCGCCTCGTCGAGGCGGCTTATGGCTGCCTCTGA
- the rarD gene encoding EamA family transporter RarD yields the protein MSSALRLGFPAALLSYLIWGSLPLYIRVMKHTGALELLAHRVLWSVPTAILFIAVAANWRDVRAAFTGSNLRWLTLSGLLIGANWAIYIWAVNAGRTMEASLGYYINPLVNVLFGMLIFSEKLRPAQWVAVAIAATGVAVMAFAFGRVPWVALVLCITFACYSVIRKKVAIDSRAGFLVEVALLAPVALGWLVWFATTQPDGRWLGEGGWDIPLLMAAGPITAIPLILYALAAKRLRFSTIGMMQYIGPTIQFLIAVLVFKEGFGTTHAIAFGFIWTALIVFTADSLMGDAKARRLARTARPA from the coding sequence ATGAGCTCCGCCCTTCGCCTTGGTTTTCCCGCTGCGCTTCTCTCCTACCTGATCTGGGGGAGCTTGCCGCTTTATATACGTGTCATGAAACATACCGGTGCGCTCGAGCTATTGGCTCACCGAGTGCTATGGTCTGTGCCGACGGCCATCCTTTTCATTGCGGTGGCGGCCAACTGGCGGGATGTACGTGCGGCCTTCACGGGCAGCAATCTGCGCTGGCTGACGCTCTCTGGCCTGCTGATCGGAGCCAACTGGGCGATCTATATCTGGGCGGTGAACGCCGGCCGGACGATGGAAGCCTCGCTGGGCTATTACATAAACCCGCTCGTAAACGTGCTGTTCGGCATGCTGATTTTCTCGGAAAAGCTGCGTCCAGCCCAGTGGGTCGCAGTTGCGATTGCGGCGACCGGCGTCGCGGTGATGGCCTTTGCATTTGGCCGGGTGCCTTGGGTGGCGCTGGTGCTTTGCATCACCTTTGCCTGCTATTCGGTGATCCGGAAGAAAGTGGCGATTGACAGCCGCGCAGGCTTCCTCGTGGAAGTGGCGCTGCTGGCGCCGGTCGCGCTTGGCTGGCTCGTCTGGTTTGCGACGACGCAGCCCGATGGCCGCTGGCTCGGGGAAGGGGGATGGGATATTCCGCTCCTGATGGCGGCCGGCCCGATCACGGCGATCCCGCTGATCCTCTACGCCCTGGCTGCCAAGCGCCTGCGCTTCTCTACGATTGGCATGATGCAGTATATTGGCCCGACGATTCAGTTCCTGATTGCCGTGCTGGTGTTCAAGGAAGGCTTCGGCACGACACATGCGATTGCCTTCGGTTTCATCTGGACCGCGCTGATCGTCTTTACGGCCGACAGCCTGATGGGAGACGCCAAGGCGCGCCGCCTTGCGCGCACGGCGCGGCCAGCCTGA
- a CDS encoding aldo/keto reductase: MQHRRLGKSAIYVSDICMGTMTFGTQTDEKEAFRILDASLDAGINFFDTAENYPVPPDIKYGGLTEEIVGRWMKTKDRDRIILATKVCGPSHGWIKGAQRGEMTALDRHNIRRAVEASLTRLQTDYIDLYQTHWPDHGTPFDETMEALDDLVREGYVRIVGCSNEDAWGLMKSIETSSRLGTVRYQTIQNNFSLNNRRFEDALSKVCDREGVSLIPYSPLGGGVLSGKYQGGAFPEGARFSAYATRGGRHTAMAQRFVNEKSLAATARYMEIAAGAGISPVTLATAWSKQHSFVASTIVGVSKHDQLADILAAADLTLSNDVMKACDQVSREILYPMG; the protein is encoded by the coding sequence ATGCAACATCGCCGCCTCGGCAAGAGCGCCATCTATGTGTCCGACATCTGTATGGGCACAATGACCTTCGGCACCCAGACTGACGAAAAGGAAGCCTTCCGCATCCTGGACGCGAGCCTGGACGCAGGCATCAACTTCTTCGACACGGCGGAGAACTATCCGGTACCCCCCGATATCAAGTATGGCGGCCTGACCGAAGAGATCGTCGGCCGTTGGATGAAAACCAAGGATCGGGACAGGATTATTCTTGCGACGAAGGTGTGCGGCCCTTCCCATGGTTGGATCAAAGGCGCACAACGCGGGGAGATGACCGCGCTGGACCGCCACAACATCCGCCGCGCAGTGGAGGCAAGCCTCACCCGTCTCCAGACGGACTATATCGACCTTTACCAGACCCATTGGCCCGATCACGGGACGCCGTTTGACGAAACCATGGAAGCGCTCGACGATCTGGTGCGTGAGGGTTACGTCCGCATCGTCGGCTGCTCGAACGAGGATGCCTGGGGCCTGATGAAGTCCATCGAGACATCGAGCCGTCTCGGGACTGTCCGCTATCAGACCATTCAGAATAACTTCTCACTCAACAATCGCCGGTTTGAAGACGCTTTGTCCAAAGTGTGCGATCGGGAAGGCGTGAGTCTCATCCCCTACTCCCCTCTGGGCGGCGGCGTTCTTTCAGGAAAGTATCAGGGCGGCGCATTCCCGGAGGGTGCACGGTTCTCTGCTTACGCCACACGGGGCGGCCGGCATACCGCGATGGCCCAGCGCTTCGTCAATGAGAAATCACTGGCCGCCACGGCGCGCTATATGGAGATCGCCGCCGGAGCGGGAATCAGCCCGGTGACGCTGGCGACAGCTTGGTCGAAACAACATTCTTTCGTTGCGTCCACGATTGTCGGCGTTTCGAAGCATGATCAGCTCGCCGATATTCTGGCGGCAGCCGATCTGACGCTTTCAAACGATGTGATGAAAGCCTGCGATCAGGTTTCCAGGGAAATCCTCTATCCGATGGGATAA
- a CDS encoding FtsK/SpoIIIE family DNA translocase, with amino-acid sequence MKDYASRDTELRTVSDPVWRILTGAAAFGAGVFVCGAVGSYTPTDPSWNAATGAAVQNLFGSTGAVFADLARQTLGWSGWIAGLALMIGGAMRAVLVGQPRVRRWLLGALAVPLSAACFAAWPVPESWPLSAGLGGMMGDGLFNLIVLPFSALMLPAPQTWAGFLAGGLAMWCALSALGFGRRDAQLLQETAAIGGRHAVTHARGAGGMLIRIGQKLVTRQPAVAQEEEEIAPARTVTAVREDRTLIIKSDEDYVPTSRYLRDLDEEEDEDYARSEDGDWEDEDEDEEGFEAANDEDDSPSRPPRFTFSKPNQAPRSASIPKVAQPERRRVSTRLPPIELMQEPEARREVIDEDALIAKAARLSEVLKEFGIRGRIKEVRPGPVITLFEMEPAPGVKSSRVISLADDIARSMSAVSARVAVVPGKNAIGIELPNEERETVWLRSLLEAEAYTGNRSSLPMALGEDIGGLPTVVDLAKMPHLLIAGTTGSGKSVGVNAMILSLLYRHTPEQCRFIMIDPKKLELSVYEGIPHLLAPVVTEADKAVNALKWTVREMESRYELMSKAGVRNLGGYNEKAAKYRTAGEEMTRKVQTAFDDRGKPVYETEILPTDHIPNIVVVIDEMADLMLVAGKEVESCVQRLAQMARAAGIHLITATQRPSVDVITGTIKANFPTRISYMVTNKVDSRTILNEQGAEQLLGMGDLLYQAPGKKSQRLHGPFVSDEDVGAVADWLRDQGEPDYVMDILDAPDDGSTGSAVMDAILGTGGGGDEDEGLFAQAIQIVVRDQRASTSYLQRRLKVGYNKAAGLIDRLEEEGIISAPNHAGKREVLAGGNGGGKASAA; translated from the coding sequence ATGAAAGATTACGCCAGCCGCGACACAGAACTCCGCACGGTAAGCGATCCCGTCTGGAGAATTCTGACAGGCGCTGCCGCGTTCGGCGCCGGCGTCTTTGTATGCGGCGCCGTGGGCTCCTACACACCGACCGATCCGAGCTGGAATGCCGCCACTGGCGCTGCGGTGCAGAACCTCTTCGGCTCTACGGGCGCCGTCTTTGCTGACCTGGCGCGCCAGACCCTTGGCTGGTCCGGCTGGATCGCGGGCCTCGCCCTGATGATTGGCGGCGCAATGCGTGCGGTTCTGGTTGGCCAGCCGCGTGTTCGCCGCTGGTTGCTCGGGGCGCTGGCCGTCCCGCTTTCGGCGGCTTGCTTTGCCGCCTGGCCGGTTCCGGAATCCTGGCCCCTCAGTGCCGGCCTCGGCGGCATGATGGGCGATGGCCTGTTCAATCTAATCGTTCTGCCGTTCAGCGCCCTGATGCTGCCCGCGCCGCAAACCTGGGCCGGCTTCCTTGCCGGTGGTCTGGCGATGTGGTGCGCACTTTCGGCCCTCGGCTTCGGTCGCCGCGATGCTCAGCTCCTGCAGGAAACAGCTGCCATCGGTGGCCGTCACGCGGTCACCCATGCGCGCGGAGCAGGGGGAATGCTGATCCGCATCGGCCAGAAACTGGTTACCCGTCAGCCTGCGGTCGCCCAAGAGGAAGAAGAGATCGCACCGGCCCGTACCGTCACTGCTGTGCGCGAAGACCGCACGCTGATCATCAAGTCTGATGAGGATTACGTCCCCACGTCGCGTTACCTGCGTGACCTCGATGAGGAAGAGGACGAAGACTACGCCCGCTCCGAAGACGGAGACTGGGAAGATGAGGACGAGGACGAAGAAGGCTTCGAAGCCGCCAATGACGAAGACGACAGCCCGTCGCGTCCCCCGCGCTTCACCTTCTCCAAGCCGAATCAGGCGCCGCGCTCTGCCTCCATTCCAAAGGTTGCACAGCCTGAACGCCGTCGCGTGTCGACCCGCCTGCCGCCGATTGAGCTGATGCAGGAGCCAGAAGCGCGCCGCGAAGTGATCGATGAGGACGCCCTCATCGCCAAGGCCGCGCGCTTGTCTGAAGTCCTGAAGGAATTTGGCATCCGTGGCCGCATCAAGGAAGTGCGCCCCGGCCCGGTCATCACCTTGTTCGAAATGGAACCGGCCCCCGGCGTAAAGTCTTCCCGCGTCATTTCGTTGGCGGATGATATCGCTCGCTCGATGAGCGCCGTCTCTGCCCGTGTCGCCGTTGTGCCTGGCAAGAACGCGATCGGTATCGAGCTGCCGAACGAAGAACGCGAAACAGTCTGGTTGCGCTCGCTGCTGGAAGCGGAAGCCTATACCGGTAACCGCTCAAGCCTTCCGATGGCGCTGGGTGAAGACATCGGTGGTCTGCCGACTGTCGTGGACCTCGCCAAGATGCCTCACTTGCTCATCGCCGGTACCACCGGTTCGGGTAAGTCGGTCGGCGTCAACGCCATGATCCTGTCGCTGCTCTACCGCCACACACCGGAACAGTGCCGCTTCATCATGATCGACCCCAAGAAACTCGAACTCTCCGTATACGAAGGCATTCCCCACCTCCTGGCTCCGGTCGTCACCGAGGCGGACAAGGCCGTCAACGCGCTGAAATGGACCGTGCGCGAGATGGAAAGCCGTTACGAGCTGATGTCAAAAGCCGGCGTCCGGAATCTCGGCGGCTATAACGAGAAGGCCGCGAAGTATCGCACCGCCGGGGAAGAGATGACCCGCAAGGTGCAGACCGCCTTCGATGATCGCGGCAAGCCCGTCTATGAAACCGAAATCCTGCCGACCGACCATATCCCGAACATCGTCGTCGTGATCGACGAGATGGCGGACCTGATGCTGGTTGCCGGCAAGGAAGTGGAAAGCTGCGTCCAGCGTCTCGCCCAGATGGCGCGCGCCGCCGGCATCCACTTGATCACCGCCACACAGCGTCCGTCCGTGGACGTTATTACCGGCACGATCAAGGCCAACTTCCCGACCCGGATCTCCTACATGGTGACCAACAAGGTCGATAGCCGCACGATCCTCAACGAGCAGGGCGCCGAACAGCTCCTTGGCATGGGCGACCTGCTGTATCAGGCCCCCGGCAAGAAATCCCAGCGCCTTCACGGTCCGTTCGTGTCAGATGAAGACGTGGGCGCAGTGGCCGATTGGCTGCGCGACCAGGGCGAGCCGGATTATGTGATGGACATTCTTGACGCGCCCGATGACGGCTCCACGGGCTCGGCCGTGATGGATGCCATCCTCGGCACCGGTGGCGGCGGCGATGAAGATGAAGGTCTCTTCGCCCAGGCGATCCAGATCGTCGTCCGCGATCAGCGCGCCTCGACTTCTTATCTCCAGCGCCGTCTGAAGGTTGGCTACAACAAGGCCGCCGGCCTGATCGACCGCCTGGAAGAAGAAGGTATCATTTCTGCTCCCAACCACGCCGGCAAACGGGAAGTCCTCGCCGGCGGCAATGGCGGCGGCAAGGCAAGCGCGGCCTAG
- a CDS encoding ammonium transporter, which yields MGQLIGRWIRGAMLAPAALLTAGMAFAQEDDVATRLAALEEAVGGSASAYVDNSYLFLIGGLIVMFMAAGFCMLEAGLVRSKNAAMQATKNVTLFAVAGLMFWVVGYNMAYPGATALMGLLGTTPGPWSGGDLSVEADSGYAPASDWFFQMVFVATAASIVSGTVAERIKIWPFLIFTAILTAFIYPIVASWEWGGGYLDTVWSFSDFAGSTLVHSTGGWAALTGALILGARRGKYSGGHVNPMPGSNIPLAALGTFILWFGWFGFNGASQLAAGTAADINAVAQIFANTNMAAVGGVLAAMITTAVLYKGKLDATMIFNGAIGGLVSITAEPLAPSMGLSVLIGAVGGVLVVITVPLLDKFKIDDVVGAIPAHLVCGIWGTMIVPLSNGDASYLGQLVGVALTAVFVCVASTVVWLILKFTLGLRPSEEDEEMGLDRAEIGLEAYPEFSNR from the coding sequence ATGGGCCAATTGATAGGACGATGGATCCGCGGAGCCATGCTTGCTCCGGCGGCACTGCTTACGGCAGGCATGGCATTTGCGCAGGAAGACGATGTCGCGACACGTCTCGCCGCGCTGGAAGAGGCGGTCGGCGGCAGCGCCAGCGCCTATGTCGATAACAGCTACCTGTTCCTCATCGGGGGTCTGATCGTCATGTTCATGGCGGCCGGCTTCTGTATGCTCGAGGCGGGCCTTGTTCGGTCCAAGAACGCTGCGATGCAGGCGACCAAAAACGTCACCCTGTTCGCGGTTGCCGGTCTCATGTTCTGGGTTGTCGGTTACAACATGGCCTATCCCGGCGCGACCGCGCTGATGGGGCTTCTCGGCACCACGCCTGGTCCCTGGAGCGGTGGCGACCTCTCTGTAGAAGCCGATTCCGGCTATGCGCCAGCCTCCGACTGGTTCTTCCAGATGGTGTTCGTTGCCACGGCCGCCTCGATCGTCTCGGGCACAGTGGCCGAGCGCATCAAGATCTGGCCATTCCTGATCTTCACGGCGATCCTGACGGCCTTCATCTACCCGATCGTTGCCAGCTGGGAATGGGGCGGTGGTTACCTCGACACTGTGTGGAGCTTCTCCGACTTTGCAGGCTCGACGCTGGTTCACTCAACCGGTGGCTGGGCGGCTCTGACGGGCGCTCTGATCCTTGGCGCGCGCCGCGGCAAGTATTCGGGCGGTCACGTCAACCCAATGCCGGGTTCCAACATCCCGCTCGCGGCTCTTGGCACATTCATCCTGTGGTTCGGCTGGTTCGGCTTTAACGGCGCCTCGCAGCTTGCTGCCGGCACCGCCGCCGACATCAACGCGGTCGCTCAGATCTTCGCCAACACCAACATGGCTGCTGTCGGCGGCGTGCTGGCGGCCATGATCACCACGGCGGTCCTTTATAAAGGCAAGCTCGACGCCACGATGATCTTTAACGGCGCCATCGGCGGCCTTGTATCGATCACGGCTGAGCCGCTTGCTCCGTCGATGGGCCTGTCGGTCCTCATCGGTGCTGTCGGCGGTGTCCTGGTGGTGATCACCGTGCCGCTACTCGACAAGTTCAAGATCGACGACGTTGTCGGCGCCATTCCGGCGCACCTTGTGTGCGGCATCTGGGGCACGATGATCGTTCCACTCTCGAACGGCGACGCAAGCTATCTCGGCCAGCTGGTCGGCGTGGCGCTCACCGCAGTGTTCGTCTGTGTCGCTTCGACGGTTGTCTGGCTGATCCTTAAATTCACGCTGGGTCTGCGCCCAAGCGAGGAAGACGAGGAAATGGGTCTCGACCGCGCCGAAATCGGCCTGGAAGCCTACCCGGAATTCTCCAACCGCTAA
- a CDS encoding FAD-dependent monooxygenase — protein MAEPQSPAPLDVDLVVVGAGPVGTALAVLAARKGFATVLIDARPATAAPAADTRSFAIVRGSWRFLGAAGVHEDLAGLTEPLNGLEAVDGGTHWFGAPWAAFSTDDLPDGDREALGELVPAGALQAALDRQAGATDGLIWKRGARFSGYTPEAGGALVQLESGETIKCAVIAACDGIHSAVRQAAGIRTEGRSYGKSVFAADVQLSRPHGGIARQLFTPEGPFATLPLPDNRANLAWYMKTGAAETLAKMPKDAIEAELNARFSEFAGPMTLAGPPLSYPLVLQIALDMVGPRVALLGDAARRVNPLAGQGLNLGFKDAAALFDIISEAREVGLDPGSDTVLARYREWRRFDSAATALFMDAVDRTFSNDNLLLKPLRSLALTAANKMVPIRKALARQASADQDSLPSLMR, from the coding sequence ATGGCTGAACCCCAATCCCCTGCCCCGCTGGACGTAGACCTTGTTGTCGTTGGCGCCGGCCCCGTCGGTACAGCGCTGGCCGTCCTGGCGGCCAGAAAAGGCTTTGCCACCGTTCTGATCGATGCCCGGCCTGCAACCGCTGCGCCTGCTGCTGATACCCGCAGCTTTGCGATCGTCCGCGGCAGCTGGAGATTCCTGGGCGCCGCAGGCGTTCACGAGGATCTTGCCGGCCTGACAGAACCCCTGAACGGACTGGAAGCTGTCGATGGCGGCACCCACTGGTTCGGGGCGCCCTGGGCGGCTTTTTCGACAGACGACCTGCCCGACGGCGACCGCGAAGCGCTGGGTGAACTGGTGCCGGCGGGCGCCCTTCAGGCAGCCCTAGACCGGCAGGCCGGAGCGACCGACGGGCTGATCTGGAAGCGCGGCGCCCGTTTTTCAGGCTACACGCCGGAAGCTGGTGGCGCACTAGTGCAGCTGGAAAGCGGCGAAACGATCAAATGCGCGGTGATTGCCGCCTGTGACGGCATTCATTCCGCCGTCCGGCAGGCCGCAGGCATCCGCACCGAAGGCCGCAGCTATGGAAAGAGCGTGTTTGCGGCAGATGTGCAGCTTTCCCGCCCGCACGGCGGCATAGCCCGGCAGCTGTTCACGCCGGAAGGCCCGTTTGCGACCCTGCCGCTGCCTGACAATCGGGCAAACCTGGCCTGGTATATGAAGACCGGCGCCGCCGAGACGCTGGCAAAAATGCCCAAGGACGCGATCGAGGCGGAACTGAATGCCCGCTTCTCCGAATTTGCCGGGCCGATGACGCTTGCCGGGCCGCCCCTCTCCTACCCGCTGGTCCTTCAGATTGCCCTCGACATGGTCGGCCCGAGAGTCGCGCTGCTGGGCGACGCGGCCCGCCGGGTCAATCCTTTGGCCGGCCAGGGCCTGAACCTTGGCTTCAAGGACGCCGCCGCCCTGTTCGACATTATCAGCGAGGCCCGCGAAGTTGGCCTCGACCCCGGGAGCGACACGGTGCTGGCGCGTTACCGCGAATGGCGCCGCTTCGACTCGGCGGCAACCGCCCTGTTCATGGACGCAGTGGACCGCACCTTCTCCAATGACAATCTGCTGCTGAAACCCCTGCGGTCGCTCGCCCTGACAGCGGCCAACAAGATGGTCCCGATCCGGAAGGCGCTCGCCCGCCAGGCCAGCGCCGACCAGGACAGCCTGCCCAGCCTGATGCGCTAA
- a CDS encoding agmatine deiminase family protein — protein MNTPLLWTRRSLLATAAIAPAACAAGPAMMAGDHDSGRYLATTEFEDQDTIWVTWGENGFLGGEPMTETLVPLIREISPHVRVRILYNQWTSWLDAEANPETTRTPEEMHARISARLTEAGVDLARIDFQITPMLFGAIQDPGPVFLRRQDGDMKIADFASRHFDRKVSYLDRELVAPMGIAAISSQMKCDAGNRQCNGRGVLMVGGAFAQRINPEMSRAEMEAEYRRVQGVEKVVWLNHGPREEDFDLLEDGRWGIGTGGHIDEFCRFVDARTVILAEVSEAERTLGPVLAETHRRMEENLAILQAARDVDGNPFRILRAPLPHLMTFKLAFDDLNPFEKYWFEGPGPGDEMEFYLPGSYTNFVIANEIVVTSSYWREGMDEKIRARDEEGLAAIQAAFPDRRVVQIHATPLLHDGAGIHCYTRNQPVKRAKPRA, from the coding sequence ATGAACACGCCGCTCCTGTGGACACGCCGCAGCCTGCTTGCCACCGCCGCGATAGCCCCGGCCGCCTGCGCCGCAGGGCCAGCGATGATGGCTGGTGACCACGACAGCGGTCGGTATCTGGCGACGACAGAATTTGAAGATCAGGACACGATCTGGGTGACCTGGGGCGAGAACGGTTTCCTCGGCGGCGAGCCGATGACCGAGACGCTGGTGCCTCTGATCCGGGAAATTTCGCCGCATGTGCGCGTACGCATTCTTTATAATCAGTGGACCTCCTGGCTGGATGCTGAAGCCAATCCCGAAACCACCCGGACACCGGAAGAAATGCATGCCCGGATTTCTGCCCGGCTGACCGAAGCGGGCGTGGACCTTGCCCGGATCGATTTCCAGATCACGCCGATGCTGTTTGGCGCCATTCAGGATCCGGGCCCCGTATTCCTGCGGCGGCAGGACGGCGACATGAAGATTGCAGACTTTGCCTCGCGCCACTTCGATCGGAAGGTTAGCTATCTTGATCGCGAGCTGGTCGCACCAATGGGCATAGCGGCCATCAGCTCCCAGATGAAATGCGACGCCGGAAACCGCCAGTGCAACGGGCGCGGCGTGTTGATGGTCGGCGGCGCGTTCGCGCAAAGGATCAATCCGGAAATGAGCCGGGCGGAGATGGAAGCAGAATACCGCCGCGTACAAGGCGTTGAGAAGGTGGTCTGGCTGAACCACGGCCCAAGGGAAGAAGACTTCGATCTTCTGGAGGATGGACGCTGGGGCATTGGCACTGGCGGGCACATTGATGAGTTCTGCCGCTTCGTGGATGCGCGGACGGTCATCCTCGCCGAAGTTTCGGAGGCGGAGCGCACGCTCGGTCCCGTCCTTGCGGAAACCCATCGGCGCATGGAGGAGAATCTGGCGATTCTTCAGGCCGCACGCGACGTTGATGGCAATCCGTTCCGTATCCTGAGGGCGCCCCTGCCCCACCTTATGACATTCAAGCTTGCATTCGACGACCTGAACCCGTTCGAGAAATACTGGTTTGAGGGACCAGGGCCGGGCGACGAAATGGAGTTCTACCTTCCGGGAAGCTACACAAATTTCGTTATCGCCAACGAGATCGTTGTTACCTCGAGCTATTGGCGCGAGGGCATGGACGAGAAAATCCGCGCGCGAGACGAGGAAGGCCTCGCCGCCATTCAAGCGGCCTTTCCGGATCGCCGCGTTGTGCAAATCCACGCGACGCCCTTGCTGCACGATGGCGCCGGCATTCACTGTTATACCCGCAACCAGCCCGTGAAGCGGGCGAAGCCGCGCGCTTAA
- a CDS encoding gamma-butyrobetaine hydroxylase-like domain-containing protein has protein sequence MSAQPWPVKLTFKAGAQTLHAAFDDGKSGEVAYRRLRLESPSAEVQGHGAGPKPPPPVVPDDIRVVKAEPVGRYAVRIFFSDGHSSGLYTWNILRTLTVGD, from the coding sequence ATGAGCGCCCAGCCCTGGCCGGTAAAGCTGACTTTCAAAGCCGGCGCGCAGACGCTGCATGCCGCGTTTGATGATGGCAAATCCGGTGAGGTGGCCTATCGCAGGCTGCGGCTGGAAAGCCCATCTGCTGAAGTGCAGGGGCACGGCGCTGGCCCCAAACCGCCGCCGCCGGTCGTGCCGGATGATATTCGCGTGGTGAAGGCAGAACCTGTTGGGCGGTATGCCGTGCGGATCTTTTTTTCCGATGGCCATTCCAGTGGGCTTTACACCTGGAACATTCTCCGAACACTGACGGTTGGTGATTAA
- a CDS encoding Trm112 family protein, which produces MTDDPQEDGRTFTPNGIDPRLLEILICPLTRQPLSYDRAKGELISKNARLAYQIRAGIPIMLPDEARDLDEAEDDAPETDA; this is translated from the coding sequence ATGACAGATGACCCTCAAGAAGACGGCAGAACGTTCACGCCCAACGGCATCGATCCGCGCTTGCTGGAAATCCTGATTTGCCCGCTGACACGCCAGCCGCTTTCCTATGACAGGGCAAAGGGCGAACTCATTTCCAAGAATGCCCGGCTCGCCTACCAGATCCGCGCCGGAATTCCGATCATGCTGCCCGATGAGGCGCGCGATCTCGATGAAGCGGAAGACGATGCTCCGGAGACGGACGCATGA
- a CDS encoding LON peptidase substrate-binding domain-containing protein gives MAPYRKTADLPATLAVFPLPGALVFPRWQLPLNIFEPRYLNMIDDAMGGSRLIGMVQSFGGPRHHPEIADVGCAGRITSYAETSDGRYLISLTGICRFVIAQELDVTTPYRQVAPNWEPFGDDLIPPPEGEGGARTGLIHAFRAYADANSLEADWSAMRNASLETLVHALASGCPFTPVEKQALLEAPSLEERTEALTALLEFGSAPGGAGPVQ, from the coding sequence ATGGCGCCGTATCGCAAGACAGCTGACCTGCCTGCGACACTTGCCGTGTTTCCGCTTCCCGGCGCGCTGGTCTTCCCGCGCTGGCAGTTGCCGCTGAATATTTTCGAACCGCGCTATCTCAACATGATTGACGATGCGATGGGCGGCTCGCGTCTGATTGGTATGGTGCAGAGCTTTGGTGGCCCTCGGCATCACCCTGAGATCGCGGATGTAGGCTGCGCTGGCCGCATCACATCTTATGCTGAAACTTCTGACGGCCGGTATCTGATTTCGCTGACCGGCATATGCCGCTTCGTCATTGCGCAAGAACTGGACGTGACAACGCCTTACCGTCAGGTGGCCCCCAACTGGGAACCGTTTGGAGACGACCTGATACCGCCTCCGGAAGGGGAGGGTGGGGCGCGCACCGGGCTCATCCATGCTTTCCGTGCGTATGCGGATGCAAATAGTCTTGAGGCGGATTGGTCGGCCATGCGTAATGCATCGCTCGAAACCCTTGTGCACGCGCTTGCGTCGGGCTGTCCTTTCACGCCGGTGGAAAAACAGGCGTTGCTCGAAGCCCCAAGCCTTGAAGAGCGCACCGAAGCATTGACGGCGCTTTTGGAATTCGGCAGTGCGCCGGGCGGTGCCGGGCCGGTACAGTAA